In Drosophila innubila isolate TH190305 chromosome 2R unlocalized genomic scaffold, UK_Dinn_1.0 1_C_2R, whole genome shotgun sequence, the following are encoded in one genomic region:
- the LOC117782843 gene encoding small integral membrane protein 14 → MGDEFDGCECIWSHELAMQRLINFIRQNQNACTDTECIDVSGRVTQPGQAGGDTGSSFTIAMVFMLLAMFMYMVNPSTWRQFTNTNKPVRRDNNQDGSPPPPQPPPAIN, encoded by the exons ATGGGCGACGAATTCGATGGATGCGAATGCATTTGGTCCCATGAATTGGCCATGCAGAGGCTAATTAATTTC ATACGGCAGAATCAGAATGCTTGCACAGACACGGAGTGCATTGACG ttagcGGTCGTGTAACGCAGCCTGGACAGGCTGGAGGTGACACTGGGAGCAGCTTCACCATAGCCATGGTCTTCATGCTTTTGGCCATGTTCATGTACATGGTGAATCCCAGCACTTGGCGTCAGTTTACTAATACCAATAAGCCAGTTCGTCGCGATAACAATCAGGATGGATCCCCACCACCGCCGCAGCCACCGCCGGCAATCAATTGA
- the LOC117782839 gene encoding breast cancer type 2 susceptibility protein homolog isoform X2 → MEDEDDSIDSSPTPVRAHSSMRVRHWRKGETSLMLDNVSTNSVSATGTQLECDKETLQLNDQVSWFEADRLDCQRAQQEPKRAPPVPASENFMSLQFMLESQQLPLEEAELDLSPQHEAEENPETPERLQSIQNSIVLEILKDFCSSPSYEKDEPPVYYVSPQFRFYNKKLRTYQRRCRVQPTTHLTTDDDDERMSCSSGLSVQEDFITEMPTRNHCEFDANSSQRICENLLNLSAFFTQNNANSSIDLPADRAQTEAMLVEDPQDASDILKDNGYFIGNTEQCKLLDDCNDTKVNKELTLFGGSNRLPTMETHCKTNNRKDGNLFDDCLDWFADDINAEAFSKKADLADAKPAKEAVESKETNDSEFFDGIPFSEWQPMDLPKPASNVPKEIPTLTEKQQLESNVCNQLEEIPLSEWQPMDIPDTVQFRTASNKTIEISEEQQKEPLKLMADLEASYPQQAKGNSTEFIVPNAPDKIEFRTASNKTVKLTEEMQKRAAMLMADLEAINGGNQLEKESEFHTASNRNMTDIEINITKREEEFLDEIPFSEWQPMEISPKAETNDCSSQLDVIPLSEWQPMDIAESVEFRTASNKIIDVSEEKQKEAAKLMADVETIYSQTLREASDKGKQPEEVLFRTASNKTLELTDEMRKKAAMLMTDLETVQESTNECHPSNSTSETRGFNSTHPKDFQFRTASNKTLELTDEMRKKAAMLMADLETVQESTNECHPSNSTSETREFNSTHPKDFQFRTASNKTLELTDEMRKKAAMLMADLETVQESTNECHPSNSTIEIRGFNSTHPKDFQFRTASNKPLELTEEMRKKAAMLLADLDTIEAPANAENQSKSISETVACVRSASKKPIQVSEDMLIATKNLLADVDMENVGKLKECDTRKDCLMTATPQPRKFESISSSVFETPKCTPELQDSLTQLSERSPLDKATKSSIITRRNLLSLNKRRKLKRDSENIDTADTPNRQRFNPMTAATSTPVPNRKENIKADAQCRNRERRCSQETPARVGKRRSEEALSPIYAPTNKTRRLGLSRIRNKSSNDI, encoded by the exons ATGGAAGATGAAGATGACAGCATAGATTCAAGTCCGACACCAGTGAGAGCACATAGCTCCATGCGCGTTCGACATTGGCGCAAAGGAGAAACGAGTTTAATGCTGGACAACGTCAGCACCAATTCAGTGTCTGCAACTGGAACGCAATTGGAATGTGATAAGGAGACACTGCAATTAAATGACCAAGTCAGTTGGTTTGAAGCTGATCGCTTGGATTGCCAGCGTGCTCAGCAGGAACCGAAGCGAGCTCCTCCCGTTCCTGCCTCAGAAAACTTTATGTCGCTGCAGTTCATGCTGGAAAGTCAACAGTTGCCACTGGAGGAAGCTGAGCTGGATTTATCACCCCAACACGAAGCTGAAGAGAATCCTGAGACACCCGAAAGGTTGCAGAGCATTCAAAATAGCATTGTGCTGGAGATCTTAAAGGATTTCTGCTCATCGCCTAGCTACGAGAAGGATGAGCCGCCTGTATATTACGTCTCGCCCCAGTTTCGATTCTATAACAAAAAGTTGCGTACTTATCAACGGCGTTGTCGAGTGCAGCCCACGACGCATCTAACcacagatgatgatgatgaaagaATGAGCTGTTCCTCGGGACTCTCTGTGCAAGAAGATTTCATAACAGAAATGCCAACCAGAAACCACTGTGAATTTGATGCAAATAGTTCACAGAGAATTTGTGAAAACCTGTTGAATTTGAGTGCATTTTTTAcacaaaacaatgcaaatagCAGCATTGATTTGCCAGCTGACAGGGCACAAACAGAGGCCATGCTAGTAGAAGATCCTCAGGATGCATCAGATATATTAAAGGACAATGGATACTTTATCGGCAACACGGAGCAATGTAAGTTGCTGGATGACTGCAATGATACTAAGG TCAATAAGGAACTCACTTTATTTGGTGGGAGTAATCGCTTGCCAACTATGGAAACTCATTGTAAAACTAACAATCGGAAAG ATGGTAATTTATTTGACGATTGTTTGGATTGGTTTGCCGATGATATAAACGCTGaagctttttcaaaaaaagcAGATTTAGCTGATGCCAAACCAGCTAAGGAAGCTGTCGAGTCTAAGGAGACTAATGATAGCGAATTCTTTGATGGGATTCCATTCAGTGAATGGCAACCAATGGATTTGCCGAAACCCGCAAGTAATGTGCCTAAGGAAATCCCAACTTTAActgaaaaacaacaattagaaAGCAACGTCTGTAATCAGTTAGAAGAGATACCATTAAGTGAATGGCAACCTATGGATATCCCAGATACTGTTCAGTTTCGCACTGCATCAAACAAGACCATCGAAATTTCCGAGGAGCAGCAAAAGGAACCGCTTAAACTAATGGCGGATCTGGAAGCAAGCTATCCACAGCAAGCAAAAGGAAACAGTACCGAATTTATAGTGCCTAATGCGCCAGACAAGATTGAATTTCGCACTGCATCTAATAAGACTGTGAAATTAACTGAGGAAATGCAGAAAAGGGCAGCAATGTTGATGGCTGATTTGGAGGCTATCAATGGTGGCAATCAGTTGGAGAAAGAGTCAGAATTCCACACAGCATCAAATAGAAATATGACAGATATAGAAATCAACATAAcgaaaagagaagaagaatttCTAGATGAGATTCCCTTCAGTGAATGGCAACCAATGGAAATTTCTCCTAAAGCGGAAACAAATGATTGCAGTAGTCAATTAGATGTGATCCCTTTAAGCGAGTGGCAGCCTATGGATATTGCAGAATCTGTTGAATTCCGCACAGCATCAAACAAGATCATTGACGTCTCCGAGGAGAAGCAGAAAGAGGCTGCCAAGTTAATGGCTGATGTGGAAACAATCTACTCCCAGACACTAAGAGAAGCCAGTGATAAAGGAAAGCAGCCTGAAGAAGTTCTGTTTCGCACTGCTTCAAATAAGACCTTAGAACTAACAGATGAGATGAGGAAAAAGGCTGCAATGTTAATGACAGATTTGGAAACAGTTCAAGAGTCAACAAATGAATGCCATCCATCTAACTCTACATCAGAGACTAGGGGATTTAATTCTACACATCCTAAAGATTTCCAGTTTCGCACTGCTTCAAATAAGACATTAGAACTAACGGATGAGATGAGGAAAAAGGCTGCAATGTTAATGGCAGATTTGGAAACAGTTCAAGAGTCAACAAATGAATGCCATCCATCTAACTCTACATCAGAGACTAGGGAATTTAACTCTACACATCCTAAAGATTTCCAGTTTCGCACTGCTTCAAATAAGACCTTAGAACTAACGGATGAGATGAGGAAAAAGGCTGCAATGCTAATGGCAGATTTGGAAACAGTTCAAGAGTCAACAAATGAATGCCATCCATCTAACTCTACAATAGAGATAAGGGGGTTTAATTCTACACATCCTAAAGACTTCCAGTTTCGCACTGCTTCAAATAAGCCATTAGAATTAACGGAAGAGATGAGGAAAAAAGCGGCAATGTTGTTGGCAGATTTGGACACGATTGAAGCTCCAGCCAATGCTGAAAATCAATCCAAGtctatctcagagactgtagcCTGCGTTCGTTCTGCGTCTAAGAAACCAATCCAAGTCTCGGAAGACATGCTAATAGCGACCAAGAATCTTTTAGCTGATGTCGATATGGAAAATGTAGGAAAACTAAAGGAATGTGATACACGAAAGGATTGCTTGATGACAGCCACTCCACAGCCGAGAAAGTTTGAGTCTATTAGCAGCTCTGTATTTGAGACACCAAAATGTACGCCGGAGCTGCAAGATTCTCTTACCCAACTGTCAGAGCGTTCACCTTTGGACAAAGCTACAAAGAGTTCCATAATAACGCGACGTAATCTCTTGTCTTTAAACAAGCGTCGCAAATTGAAGAGGGATTCGGAAAATATAGATACTGCCGATACGCCAAATAGACAGCGATTTAATCCAATGACAGCTGCGACCAGCACGCCAGTCCCAAATCGAAAGGAAAACATTAAAGCAGACGCACAGTGTAGAAACAGGGAAAGAAGATGCTCGCAAGAAACTCCAGCGCGTGTGGGAAAGCGGCGAAGTGAGGAGGCTTTATCTCCAATTTATGCGCCGACAAATAAAACTCGTCGTTTGGGCTTAAGTCGCATTCGAAATAAGTCATCgaatgatatttaa
- the LOC117782839 gene encoding breast cancer type 2 susceptibility protein homolog isoform X1, whose translation MEDEDDSIDSSPTPVRAHSSMRVRHWRKGETSLMLDNVSTNSVSATGTQLECDKETLQLNDQVSWFEADRLDCQRAQQEPKRAPPVPASENFMSLQFMLESQQLPLEEAELDLSPQHEAEENPETPERLQSIQNSIVLEILKDFCSSPSYEKDEPPVYYVSPQFRFYNKKLRTYQRRCRVQPTTHLTTDDDDERMSCSSGLSVQEDFITEMPTRNHCEFDANSSQRICENLLNLSAFFTQNNANSSIDLPADRAQTEAMLVEDPQDASDILKDNGYFIGNTEQCKLLDDCNDTKVAVNKELTLFGGSNRLPTMETHCKTNNRKDGNLFDDCLDWFADDINAEAFSKKADLADAKPAKEAVESKETNDSEFFDGIPFSEWQPMDLPKPASNVPKEIPTLTEKQQLESNVCNQLEEIPLSEWQPMDIPDTVQFRTASNKTIEISEEQQKEPLKLMADLEASYPQQAKGNSTEFIVPNAPDKIEFRTASNKTVKLTEEMQKRAAMLMADLEAINGGNQLEKESEFHTASNRNMTDIEINITKREEEFLDEIPFSEWQPMEISPKAETNDCSSQLDVIPLSEWQPMDIAESVEFRTASNKIIDVSEEKQKEAAKLMADVETIYSQTLREASDKGKQPEEVLFRTASNKTLELTDEMRKKAAMLMTDLETVQESTNECHPSNSTSETRGFNSTHPKDFQFRTASNKTLELTDEMRKKAAMLMADLETVQESTNECHPSNSTSETREFNSTHPKDFQFRTASNKTLELTDEMRKKAAMLMADLETVQESTNECHPSNSTIEIRGFNSTHPKDFQFRTASNKPLELTEEMRKKAAMLLADLDTIEAPANAENQSKSISETVACVRSASKKPIQVSEDMLIATKNLLADVDMENVGKLKECDTRKDCLMTATPQPRKFESISSSVFETPKCTPELQDSLTQLSERSPLDKATKSSIITRRNLLSLNKRRKLKRDSENIDTADTPNRQRFNPMTAATSTPVPNRKENIKADAQCRNRERRCSQETPARVGKRRSEEALSPIYAPTNKTRRLGLSRIRNKSSNDI comes from the exons ATGGAAGATGAAGATGACAGCATAGATTCAAGTCCGACACCAGTGAGAGCACATAGCTCCATGCGCGTTCGACATTGGCGCAAAGGAGAAACGAGTTTAATGCTGGACAACGTCAGCACCAATTCAGTGTCTGCAACTGGAACGCAATTGGAATGTGATAAGGAGACACTGCAATTAAATGACCAAGTCAGTTGGTTTGAAGCTGATCGCTTGGATTGCCAGCGTGCTCAGCAGGAACCGAAGCGAGCTCCTCCCGTTCCTGCCTCAGAAAACTTTATGTCGCTGCAGTTCATGCTGGAAAGTCAACAGTTGCCACTGGAGGAAGCTGAGCTGGATTTATCACCCCAACACGAAGCTGAAGAGAATCCTGAGACACCCGAAAGGTTGCAGAGCATTCAAAATAGCATTGTGCTGGAGATCTTAAAGGATTTCTGCTCATCGCCTAGCTACGAGAAGGATGAGCCGCCTGTATATTACGTCTCGCCCCAGTTTCGATTCTATAACAAAAAGTTGCGTACTTATCAACGGCGTTGTCGAGTGCAGCCCACGACGCATCTAACcacagatgatgatgatgaaagaATGAGCTGTTCCTCGGGACTCTCTGTGCAAGAAGATTTCATAACAGAAATGCCAACCAGAAACCACTGTGAATTTGATGCAAATAGTTCACAGAGAATTTGTGAAAACCTGTTGAATTTGAGTGCATTTTTTAcacaaaacaatgcaaatagCAGCATTGATTTGCCAGCTGACAGGGCACAAACAGAGGCCATGCTAGTAGAAGATCCTCAGGATGCATCAGATATATTAAAGGACAATGGATACTTTATCGGCAACACGGAGCAATGTAAGTTGCTGGATGACTGCAATGATACTAAGG TTGCAGTCAATAAGGAACTCACTTTATTTGGTGGGAGTAATCGCTTGCCAACTATGGAAACTCATTGTAAAACTAACAATCGGAAAG ATGGTAATTTATTTGACGATTGTTTGGATTGGTTTGCCGATGATATAAACGCTGaagctttttcaaaaaaagcAGATTTAGCTGATGCCAAACCAGCTAAGGAAGCTGTCGAGTCTAAGGAGACTAATGATAGCGAATTCTTTGATGGGATTCCATTCAGTGAATGGCAACCAATGGATTTGCCGAAACCCGCAAGTAATGTGCCTAAGGAAATCCCAACTTTAActgaaaaacaacaattagaaAGCAACGTCTGTAATCAGTTAGAAGAGATACCATTAAGTGAATGGCAACCTATGGATATCCCAGATACTGTTCAGTTTCGCACTGCATCAAACAAGACCATCGAAATTTCCGAGGAGCAGCAAAAGGAACCGCTTAAACTAATGGCGGATCTGGAAGCAAGCTATCCACAGCAAGCAAAAGGAAACAGTACCGAATTTATAGTGCCTAATGCGCCAGACAAGATTGAATTTCGCACTGCATCTAATAAGACTGTGAAATTAACTGAGGAAATGCAGAAAAGGGCAGCAATGTTGATGGCTGATTTGGAGGCTATCAATGGTGGCAATCAGTTGGAGAAAGAGTCAGAATTCCACACAGCATCAAATAGAAATATGACAGATATAGAAATCAACATAAcgaaaagagaagaagaatttCTAGATGAGATTCCCTTCAGTGAATGGCAACCAATGGAAATTTCTCCTAAAGCGGAAACAAATGATTGCAGTAGTCAATTAGATGTGATCCCTTTAAGCGAGTGGCAGCCTATGGATATTGCAGAATCTGTTGAATTCCGCACAGCATCAAACAAGATCATTGACGTCTCCGAGGAGAAGCAGAAAGAGGCTGCCAAGTTAATGGCTGATGTGGAAACAATCTACTCCCAGACACTAAGAGAAGCCAGTGATAAAGGAAAGCAGCCTGAAGAAGTTCTGTTTCGCACTGCTTCAAATAAGACCTTAGAACTAACAGATGAGATGAGGAAAAAGGCTGCAATGTTAATGACAGATTTGGAAACAGTTCAAGAGTCAACAAATGAATGCCATCCATCTAACTCTACATCAGAGACTAGGGGATTTAATTCTACACATCCTAAAGATTTCCAGTTTCGCACTGCTTCAAATAAGACATTAGAACTAACGGATGAGATGAGGAAAAAGGCTGCAATGTTAATGGCAGATTTGGAAACAGTTCAAGAGTCAACAAATGAATGCCATCCATCTAACTCTACATCAGAGACTAGGGAATTTAACTCTACACATCCTAAAGATTTCCAGTTTCGCACTGCTTCAAATAAGACCTTAGAACTAACGGATGAGATGAGGAAAAAGGCTGCAATGCTAATGGCAGATTTGGAAACAGTTCAAGAGTCAACAAATGAATGCCATCCATCTAACTCTACAATAGAGATAAGGGGGTTTAATTCTACACATCCTAAAGACTTCCAGTTTCGCACTGCTTCAAATAAGCCATTAGAATTAACGGAAGAGATGAGGAAAAAAGCGGCAATGTTGTTGGCAGATTTGGACACGATTGAAGCTCCAGCCAATGCTGAAAATCAATCCAAGtctatctcagagactgtagcCTGCGTTCGTTCTGCGTCTAAGAAACCAATCCAAGTCTCGGAAGACATGCTAATAGCGACCAAGAATCTTTTAGCTGATGTCGATATGGAAAATGTAGGAAAACTAAAGGAATGTGATACACGAAAGGATTGCTTGATGACAGCCACTCCACAGCCGAGAAAGTTTGAGTCTATTAGCAGCTCTGTATTTGAGACACCAAAATGTACGCCGGAGCTGCAAGATTCTCTTACCCAACTGTCAGAGCGTTCACCTTTGGACAAAGCTACAAAGAGTTCCATAATAACGCGACGTAATCTCTTGTCTTTAAACAAGCGTCGCAAATTGAAGAGGGATTCGGAAAATATAGATACTGCCGATACGCCAAATAGACAGCGATTTAATCCAATGACAGCTGCGACCAGCACGCCAGTCCCAAATCGAAAGGAAAACATTAAAGCAGACGCACAGTGTAGAAACAGGGAAAGAAGATGCTCGCAAGAAACTCCAGCGCGTGTGGGAAAGCGGCGAAGTGAGGAGGCTTTATCTCCAATTTATGCGCCGACAAATAAAACTCGTCGTTTGGGCTTAAGTCGCATTCGAAATAAGTCATCgaatgatatttaa
- the LOC117782840 gene encoding zinc finger CCHC domain-containing protein 8 homolog, producing MDKSVIVINDSVITIDSDADVEDGEVKETDIEIVNITAKSTPPTSPNETNSQILDECDNQVFEVKFRHKDDYERLQDRLLRVFNKTFAANELVFETNETKSSIIAYTKTETPLPDDDLFLIDTAPTSKLNAAQVPSYKRAHTDILDEETPTRKKLKADSVNKCFRPKVQSACFNCGGTDHSLRECTRPRNQARIQRARKKTSRMERYHVDAEQRFAHIRPGKISSKTRHAMGFSRGELPFMFYRMRVLGYPPAWLEEAKVQSSGITLFNADGTEVQGPEEEEGESDSFKYDVNKIIDFPGFNAQPGPKFYDDFQHHNVPHFQDHQLKANFIKSLGENITKAYKRKKLIELPTPHDVTIESTTNFVEHDMELDDDDDVEDVMQPPLPQEPCIPAPPPPPAEETPQRSPSPTLEDLKEQQAQLLHQLESNTSLNTSTVELNVSTVDKETETETETPAIAIKPTIFKASIEGTPILKFSKFDKLPVGEKFKAGVSDVINFENLPDSTGKYEQMKGLLKDVRQKMENLQNADD from the exons ATGGACAAAAGCGTGATAGTAATTAACGATTCAGTTATAACTATTGACAGCGATGCGGATGTGGAAGATGGCGAAGTAAAAGAAACCGATATTGAGATTGTTAACATTACCGCCAAATCAACTCCGCCCACCTCGCCGAACGAAACCAACAGCCAG ATATTGGATGAGTGTGATAATCAAGTATTCGAGGTGAAATTTCGGCATAAGGATGACTACGAAAGATTGCAGGATCGTTTACTGCGCGTGTTTAACAAGACTTTTGCCGCAAACGAATTGGTTTTCGAAACAAATGAGACAAAGTCAAGCATTATCGCCTATACAAAGACTGAGACTCCGCTTCCAGATGATGATCTCTTCCTGATTGACACTGCTCCAACCAGCAAGCTAAACGCAGCCCAAGTGCCGTCATACAAGCGCGCCCACACCGACATCCTGGACGAGGAGACGCCAACCCGCAAGAAGCTGAAAGCCGATTCAGTTAACAAATGCTTTCGCCCCAAGGTGCAATCAGCCTGTTTCAATTGCGGTGGCACCGATCATTCCCTGCGAGAGTGTACACGACCCCGCAATCAGGCTAGGATACAGCGAGCACGGAAGAAAACCAGTCGAATGGAGCGTTATCATGTGGATGCGGAGCAGCGTTTTGCCCACATCCGACCGGGAAAGATCAGCAGCAAAACGCGACATGCCATGGGATTCAGTCGAGGCGAGTTGCCATTTATGTTCTATCGGATGCGCGTCTTGGGTTATCCGCCAGCTTGGCTAGAGGAGGCCAAGGTGCAGAGTTCGGGCATAACGCTCTTTAATGCAGAT GGCACAGAAGTCCAGGGACCGGAGGAGGAAGAAGGCGAATCCGATAGCTTCAAATATGatgtcaataaaattattgatttcCCTGGCTTCAATGCGCAACCAGGTCCCAAGTTCTACGAT GACTTTCAACATCACAATGTGCCACACTTCCAAGACCATCAACTCAAGGCGAACTTTATCAAGTCACTGGGCGAGAACATCACCAAGGCTTATAAGCGCAAAAAGTTAATAGAGCTGCCAACGCCACATGATGTTACAATAGAAAGTACCACAAATTTCGTGGAGCATGATATGGAATtggacgatgatgatgatgtggaaGATGTTATGCAGCCACCTTTACCACAGGAGCCTTGTATACCTGCCCCCCCTCCGCCACCAGCGGAAGAGACACCACAACGCAGTCCATCACCAACTTTGGAGGATCTAAAAGAGCAACAGGCGCAATTATTACATCAACTTGAATCCAACACGTCGTTAAACACAAGCACTGTCGAGTTGAATGTGTCCACAGTCGATAAGGAAACggaaacagaaactgaaaccCCCGCAATAGCTATAAAGCCTACCATCTTTAAGGCCTCCATTGAAGGCACACCCATCTTAAAGTTCTCCAAGTTTGACAAACTGCCAGTTGGCGAGAAATTCAAGGCGGGCGTCAGCGATGTCATCAATTTTGAGAACCTGCCCGATTCCACTGGCAAATATGAACAAATGAAAGGTTTGCTCAAGGATGTGCGACAGAAAATGGAGAATCTGCAAAATGCTGACGACTGA
- the LOC117782841 gene encoding COP9 signalosome complex subunit 4: MHLKMGITTAALRSQLMGLTNFIGTHKDQADKYRQLLKSVLSNTGPELIDTLKLFVEAIVNEHVSLVIARQILNDVGVELSKLPDDMSKQLSHFTLEKVHPRVISFEEQVAGIRFHLANIYERNQQWRDAATVLVGIPLETGQKQYSVECKLGTYLKIARLYLEDNDSVQAELFINRASLLQAETNSEELQVLYKVCYARVLDYRRKFIEAAQRYNELSYRKIVDQGERMTALKKALICTVLASAGQQRSRMLATLFKDERCQHLPAYGILEKMYLERIIRRSELQEFEALLMDHQKAATPDGSSILDRAVFEHNLLSASKLYNNITFEELGALLDIPAAKAEKIASQMITEGRMNGHIDQISGIVHFENRELLPQWDRQIQSLCYQVNSIIEKIGVAEPDWLDNQN; this comes from the exons ATGCATCTTAAGATGGGGATAACTACCGCAGCGCTGCGATCCCAGCTAATGGGCTTGACCAACTTCATTGGCACACACAAGGACCAAGCGGACAAGTATCGTCAGCTGCTGAAGAGTGTGCTGTCAAACACCGGCCCCGAATTGATCGATACACTGAAGCTCTTTGTTGAGGCCATTGTCAACGAACATGTTAGCCTGGTCATAGCTCGCCAGATACTGAACGATGTGGGCGTCGAGCTGAGCAAACTGCCCGACGATATGTCCAAGCAGTTGTCCCACTTCACATTGGAGAAGGTGCATCCACGCGTCATTTCCTTTGAGGAGCAGGTGGCCGGCATACGATTCCATTTGGCCAACATCTACGAGCGCAATCAACAATGGCGAGATGCGGCCACAGTTCTGGTTGGCATTCCTCTGGAAACGGGTCAGAAGCAGTATTCCGTCGAGTGTAAACTAGGTACATACTTGAAAATAGCTCGACTTTATCTGGAGGACAATGATTCCGTGCAGGCCGAGTTGTTCATCAATCGTGCTTCGCTGCTGCAGGCGGAAACCAACTCTGAGGAATTACAG GTTCTCTACAAAGTGTGCTACGCCCGCGTTCTGGATTATCGGCGTAAGTTCATTGAAGCTGCCCAACGTTACAACGAACTCTCCTACCGCAAAATAGTGGATCAAGGTGAGCGCATGACGGCGCTGAAGAAGGCGCTTATCTGCACGGTTTTAGCCTCAGCCGGACAGCAGCGTTCCCGCATGTTGGCCACACTCTTTAAGGATGAACGCTGCCAGCATTTACCAGCCTATGGCATATTGGAGAAGATGTATCTGGAGCGCATTATTCGTCGCTCCGAACTGCAGGAGTTCGAGGCTCTGTTAATGGATCATCAGAAGGCTGCCACACCCGATGGATCATCCATACTTGATCGCGCTGTCTTTGAGCACAACTTGTTGTCCGCCAGCaaattgtataataatattacattCGAGGAGCTGGGTGCATTGCTGGACATACCCGCTGCAAAGGCAGAGAAGATTGCCTCACAAATGATAACCGAGGGACGCATGAACGGACACATTGATCAAATCTCGGGAATCGTGCACTTCGAGAATCGTGAACTGTTGCCCCAATGGGATCGTCAAATCCAATCACTCTGCTATCAAGTTAATTCCATTATTGAAAAGATTGGAGTCGCCGAGCCCGATTGGCTTGATAACCAGAACTAA
- the LOC117784470 gene encoding gametocyte-specific factor 1 homolog: MSRKGDADNSSIYSLADDKLKPDYKNFVVCPYDKHHVVLACRLATHLVKCSANHPGNRMVRCPFNSTHVLQASFLSTHVLTCPNLKDLMHFTNKETFRSPDQMAGRVEYIYCQENWNDEPETKVYDPQEHCSKNILLRSLVGGTPSQRKEFRETERKKFKELMECNEL, encoded by the exons ATGTCACGCAAAGGAGACGCCGATAACAGCTCAATTTATTCGTTGGCTGATGACAAATTAAAGCCGGATTATAAGAATTTTGTTGTGTGTCCTTATGATAAACATCATGTAGTTTTGGCTTGCAGATTGGCAACACACCTAGTTAAATGTAGCGCCAATCATCCGGGAAACAGAATGGTGAGATGTCCGTTCAACTCTACACACGTGTTGCAGGCGTCGTTTTTAAGC ACACATGTTTTAACATGTCCTAATCTCAAGGATTTGATGCACTTTACAAACAAAGAGACATTCCGATCGCCGGATCAAATGGCTGGTCGTGTGGAATACATATATTGCCAGGAGAACTGGAATGATGAACCTGAAACGAAAGTCTACGATCCACAAGAACATTGCTCGAAGAACATACTGTTGAGAAGTTTAGTGGGCGGCACGCCATCTCAGCGCAAGGAGTTCCGAGAGACGGAGCGAAAGAAATTCAAAGAACTAATGGAATGCAATGAgctgtaa